In Gemmata obscuriglobus, a single genomic region encodes these proteins:
- a CDS encoding AAA family ATPase — protein sequence MTDPATIEKLRPKLDPFYRTVESVLIGQRKLVDALLIGLLTDGHVLLEGVPGLAKTLAVRTVASALDLKFSRIQFTPDLLPADVIGTQIYNPRTGEFTVKQGPVFANVVLADEINRAPAKVQSALLEAMAERQVTIGESTLRVPRPFFVLATQNPIEQEGTYPLPEAQVDRFMLKVVIDYPSRADELAVLDRMGGLGASADVAPALAAADLEELRQAADSVYVDPKVKGYLLDVIRATRKPADYGLDMAGLIQLGASTRAAISLLRAAKAHAFLVGRGYVTPEDVKMVTPDVLRHRLVISFEAEAEDLRPEALVKQVLDRLPVP from the coding sequence ATGACCGACCCGGCGACCATCGAGAAGCTGCGCCCGAAGCTCGACCCGTTCTACCGAACGGTGGAGAGCGTGCTCATCGGCCAGCGCAAGCTGGTGGACGCGCTGCTCATCGGGCTGCTCACCGACGGCCACGTGCTGCTCGAGGGCGTCCCGGGGCTCGCCAAGACGCTCGCGGTGCGGACCGTGGCGAGCGCGCTGGACCTGAAGTTCAGCCGCATCCAGTTCACCCCCGACCTGCTCCCGGCGGACGTGATCGGCACCCAGATCTACAACCCGCGCACGGGCGAGTTCACCGTCAAGCAGGGGCCGGTGTTCGCGAACGTCGTGCTGGCCGACGAGATCAACCGCGCCCCCGCGAAGGTGCAGAGCGCGCTGCTCGAGGCGATGGCCGAGCGGCAGGTCACCATCGGCGAGAGCACGCTGCGGGTGCCGCGGCCGTTCTTCGTGCTCGCGACCCAGAACCCCATCGAGCAGGAGGGCACGTACCCGCTGCCCGAGGCCCAGGTGGACCGGTTCATGCTGAAGGTGGTCATCGACTACCCGAGCCGGGCCGACGAGCTGGCGGTTCTGGACCGGATGGGCGGGCTGGGCGCCAGCGCCGACGTCGCCCCGGCCCTCGCCGCGGCGGACCTGGAGGAGTTGCGGCAGGCGGCGGACTCGGTATACGTCGACCCGAAGGTGAAGGGGTACCTGCTCGACGTGATCCGCGCGACCCGCAAGCCGGCGGATTACGGCCTCGACATGGCCGGGCTCATCCAGCTCGGGGCCAGCACGCGGGCCGCCATCTCGCTGCTCCGGGCGGCGAAGGCGCACGCGTTCCTGGTGGGCCGCGGGTACGTCACCCCCGAGGACGTGAAGATGGTCACGCCGGACGTGCTGCGGCACCGGCTGGTGATCTCGTTCGAGGCGGAGGCCGAGGACCTGCGGCCCGAAGCGCTCGTGAAGCAGGTGCTGGACCGGTTGCCGGTGCCGTAG
- a CDS encoding prolipoprotein diacylglyceryl transferase family protein encodes MKQVLFEIAGIPMYGFGAMLFVCFVAVTVWGSRRAKRTADMPPERFQDMVIWLFVAGILGARTLYMIQYSHHFPDHSPLGLVKAFFKIWEGGIIFYGSALGGVIGYALFYQFVLRKLHVSGWRLADAVAPLLALGLAVGRIGCYLNGCCWGQVACEECRPVPLGAAHFPLLPAHARQLLVREQLLQTTTGFTLAPRALGLNDDPRAVVARVEAGSAADKAGVKPGDRVTGVNDEPNYIVLDLSGDDDKVRAYAEALRDKGGQLATTPDGKSRVRFSEYDTYVSARRLVPEPADVTPFVRDNLELLVAEWPRGKSELTLTVDRGAERQTLPTFAPATIGLYPTQLYETVSMVLLILLLLAYYPYRRHDGQLMVLLMLGYAVHRFINESLRIEPNVGSGLTLSQWGSVVIGGAAVLIEVYLRLTMPSPPEPLTLVNAPDRR; translated from the coding sequence ATGAAGCAGGTGCTGTTCGAGATCGCCGGCATCCCGATGTACGGGTTCGGGGCGATGCTGTTCGTGTGCTTCGTCGCGGTCACCGTTTGGGGATCGCGGCGGGCCAAGCGCACCGCCGACATGCCGCCCGAGCGGTTCCAGGACATGGTGATCTGGCTGTTCGTGGCCGGCATCCTGGGGGCGCGCACGCTGTACATGATCCAGTACTCGCACCACTTCCCGGACCACAGCCCGCTGGGGCTCGTGAAGGCGTTCTTCAAGATCTGGGAGGGCGGGATCATCTTCTACGGCTCCGCGCTGGGCGGGGTCATCGGGTACGCGCTCTTCTACCAGTTCGTGCTCCGCAAGCTGCACGTGTCCGGGTGGCGGCTCGCGGACGCGGTCGCGCCGCTGCTGGCGCTGGGGCTGGCGGTGGGGCGCATCGGGTGCTACCTGAACGGGTGCTGCTGGGGCCAGGTGGCGTGCGAGGAGTGCCGCCCGGTGCCGCTCGGCGCCGCCCACTTCCCGCTCTTGCCGGCCCACGCCCGCCAGCTGCTCGTCCGCGAGCAGCTGCTCCAAACCACCACCGGGTTCACGCTCGCGCCGCGCGCCCTCGGGCTGAACGACGACCCGCGGGCGGTCGTGGCGCGGGTGGAGGCGGGCTCGGCGGCCGACAAGGCCGGGGTGAAGCCCGGCGACCGCGTCACCGGCGTGAACGACGAGCCGAACTACATCGTGCTCGACCTGAGCGGCGACGACGACAAGGTGCGGGCGTACGCGGAGGCGCTGCGCGACAAGGGCGGCCAGCTCGCCACCACCCCGGACGGCAAGTCGCGGGTGCGGTTCTCGGAGTACGACACCTACGTGAGCGCCCGCCGCCTCGTGCCCGAGCCCGCGGACGTGACCCCGTTCGTTCGCGACAACCTCGAACTCCTCGTGGCCGAGTGGCCCCGCGGGAAGTCGGAACTCACCCTCACCGTGGACCGGGGGGCCGAGCGGCAAACGCTGCCGACGTTCGCGCCGGCGACGATCGGGCTGTACCCGACGCAGCTCTACGAGACGGTGAGCATGGTGCTGCTCATCCTCCTGCTGCTCGCGTACTACCCGTACCGGCGGCACGACGGGCAACTGATGGTGCTGCTGATGCTGGGCTACGCGGTCCACCGGTTCATCAACGAGTCGCTGCGGATCGAGCCGAACGTCGGCAGCGGGCTGACGCTCTCGCAGTGGGGCAGCGTGGTGATCGGCGGCGCCGCCGTCCTGATCGAGGTCTACCTGCGGCTCACGATGCCGTCGCCGCCGGAGCCGCTGACCCTGGTGAACGCCCCGGACCGCCGGTAA
- a CDS encoding translation initiation factor → MAKVSFRTALFVCADGARAGAAVAAFDAAAARLGMPWRGAATPPPALAGVEVVVPLDGAAPDGWTGRVEKWNGALAPDAAAAGLIARLLGGTDQEPKPKPAPPPPPKKVHTVKLSRETAGRKGKGVTVVSELPLTEDALKELATKLKNACGTGGTAKDGRIEIQGDHRDKLQQELEKLGYKVKRAGG, encoded by the coding sequence ATGGCGAAAGTGTCTTTCCGAACCGCGCTGTTCGTGTGCGCCGACGGCGCGCGGGCCGGGGCCGCGGTCGCGGCCTTCGACGCGGCGGCCGCCCGCCTCGGGATGCCGTGGCGCGGGGCCGCGACCCCGCCCCCCGCCCTCGCCGGCGTCGAGGTGGTCGTGCCGCTCGACGGCGCCGCTCCCGACGGCTGGACGGGCCGCGTCGAGAAGTGGAACGGCGCGCTCGCGCCGGACGCCGCGGCGGCGGGCCTGATCGCGCGGCTCCTGGGCGGAACCGACCAGGAGCCGAAGCCGAAGCCCGCCCCCCCGCCGCCGCCGAAGAAGGTTCACACGGTGAAGCTGAGCCGCGAGACGGCCGGCCGGAAGGGCAAGGGCGTGACGGTGGTGTCCGAACTGCCGCTGACCGAGGACGCGCTGAAGGAGCTGGCGACGAAGCTGAAGAACGCGTGCGGCACCGGCGGCACCGCGAAGGACGGGCGCATCGAGATCCAGGGCGACCACCGCGACAAGCTGCAACAGGAGCTGGAAAAGCTCGGGTACAAGGTGAAACGCGCCGGCGGATAA
- a CDS encoding cell division protein FtsH has translation MEPTHDEVTAYHEAGHAVIALALGRTIHKVTVLPNRERLGEVRFTKGAARPTDDWVEREILIALGGLAAEARRTGTYEMDAAAQDLRFVRRLALERKSDRQVERYEQRMLDKVEYMLADDGNWKAVELIVAELLKHGEISGRAARHLFELATKEE, from the coding sequence ATGGAACCGACGCACGACGAAGTGACCGCCTACCACGAGGCCGGGCACGCGGTGATCGCGCTGGCGCTGGGCCGGACCATCCACAAGGTGACCGTGCTCCCCAACCGCGAGCGGCTGGGCGAGGTGCGCTTCACGAAGGGCGCGGCCAGGCCCACCGACGACTGGGTGGAGCGCGAGATCCTCATCGCGCTCGGCGGCCTGGCCGCGGAGGCCCGCCGCACGGGCACCTACGAGATGGACGCGGCCGCGCAGGATCTGCGGTTCGTGCGGCGGCTCGCCCTGGAGCGGAAGTCGGACCGGCAGGTGGAGCGGTACGAGCAGCGGATGCTCGACAAGGTCGAGTACATGCTCGCGGACGACGGGAACTGGAAGGCGGTGGAGCTGATCGTGGCGGAACTGCTGAAGCACGGCGAGATCAGCGGCCGCGCCGCCCGGCACTTGTTCGAGTTGGCCACGAAGGAAGAATGA
- a CDS encoding alpha/beta hydrolase family protein has protein sequence MRVPFASSRGLAAAVLVGLLLAAAGQLSAQPTAKKVLTYAEYDIWRSASGVSLSPDGKYLAYLVGSDGADGEAVVREVATGAEHRFPRGGASGVAALGTAPRFTPNGKQVLLPLTPTKAQVDKAKADKLKLDEYPKAGLAIVTLATGKEQERISGVGAFQVGGTDFGFLIYRKPTAAEGAKDKDDAKQPAAAPPPAKGKGRGAFPPKGEGPPAGPTKTFGSDLFIRDLSSGATRTIADVTEYSLSNDDLTLVYTVSSKAEEKNGVYTLNPKFGTGGTPLKSGPGRYTNLTWDEKQTKLAFLYDDSQVAPPNLAPPPRPKGGPAGAPAAASPPPPPHYRVFVWDRHAKTEPQPLTRVPLGTVGGLGAVTTVGVTSNPVAPVALNEVLNSDNTGIRKGWTLSGGPLTFSTDGTKLYLSAAPPRPPQPAAPAGPDDIQLDIWHWKDANIQPMQKLRAGADRARTFGAVVLLDSKQFRHLSDENVTVPMPAVGDWAVGSDDRKYRHMTGYASPVPSDYTLVNVRSGETRPLALASTANFSLAPDGKHLISFDGKDWSTVSVPDGKKVNLTAKLKVKFFNEEHDTPGTPSPYGGAQWTPDGKFVLLTDLYDTWKFAADGSSAENLTQVGRTLGVRFTFLSPRSPDDRTPIERTVDLSKPHLLFAENLTTRDTGFYRLEPGAAPQMLLMGARNYGFPAKAKNADVYLLTVQTFSQYPDYYVTAPDFNELKRVTDINPHVKEYNWGRAEQIKYTSTDGAPLQGILVKPENFDPSKKYPMVVYIYERLSENLHTFRAPNVVRGQVINPTFYASNGYLVLMPDIAYKIGAPGQSAIKCVLPAIQAVADKGYVNEKAIGINGQSWGGYQIAYMVTQTNRFKAAVAGAPVANMVSAYDGIRWGTGLPRQFQYEKTQSRIGATLWEAPMKYIENSPVFMADRVETPLLMIHNDQDDAVPWYQGIEYYLALRRLGKEVYLLNYNGEPHNLAKKPAARDFAMRMFQFFEHHLKAQAAPQWMEKGVPFLDREKEKEQWKKVYGK, from the coding sequence ATGCGCGTCCCATTTGCGTCCTCACGCGGCCTGGCTGCGGCTGTGTTGGTCGGGCTGTTGCTCGCCGCCGCCGGGCAACTGTCCGCCCAGCCGACCGCCAAAAAGGTGCTGACCTACGCCGAATACGACATCTGGCGGAGCGCGAGCGGCGTTTCGCTGTCTCCCGACGGGAAGTACCTCGCGTACCTCGTCGGCTCAGACGGCGCGGACGGCGAAGCGGTCGTGCGCGAAGTCGCGACCGGAGCGGAGCACCGGTTCCCGCGCGGCGGCGCGAGCGGGGTCGCGGCCCTCGGGACCGCCCCGCGGTTCACCCCCAACGGCAAACAGGTGCTGCTGCCGCTCACCCCGACGAAGGCGCAAGTCGATAAGGCGAAAGCCGATAAGCTGAAGCTCGACGAGTACCCGAAGGCGGGGCTCGCGATCGTGACCCTCGCCACCGGTAAGGAACAGGAGCGCATCTCCGGCGTCGGCGCGTTTCAGGTCGGCGGCACCGACTTCGGGTTCCTGATTTACCGCAAGCCGACGGCGGCCGAGGGCGCGAAGGATAAGGACGACGCCAAGCAGCCCGCCGCGGCGCCGCCGCCCGCCAAGGGCAAGGGGCGGGGGGCGTTCCCGCCGAAGGGCGAAGGCCCGCCCGCGGGTCCGACCAAAACGTTCGGCTCCGACCTCTTCATCCGCGACCTGTCCAGCGGGGCCACCCGCACCATCGCGGACGTGACCGAGTACAGCCTCTCGAACGACGACCTCACCCTGGTGTACACCGTTTCCTCGAAGGCCGAGGAGAAGAACGGCGTGTACACGCTGAACCCGAAGTTCGGCACCGGCGGCACGCCGCTCAAGTCCGGCCCGGGGCGGTACACGAACCTGACCTGGGACGAGAAGCAGACGAAGCTGGCGTTCCTGTACGACGACAGCCAGGTGGCGCCCCCGAACCTGGCCCCGCCGCCGCGCCCGAAGGGCGGCCCGGCCGGGGCGCCCGCCGCCGCCAGCCCGCCCCCGCCGCCGCACTACCGCGTGTTCGTGTGGGACCGCCACGCCAAGACCGAACCGCAGCCGCTCACCCGCGTCCCGCTCGGGACCGTCGGCGGGCTCGGGGCCGTCACGACCGTCGGCGTGACCAGCAACCCGGTGGCGCCGGTCGCGCTGAACGAGGTCCTCAACTCCGATAACACCGGCATCCGCAAGGGCTGGACGCTGTCCGGCGGGCCGCTCACCTTCTCGACCGACGGGACGAAGCTGTACCTCTCGGCCGCCCCGCCGCGCCCGCCGCAGCCGGCCGCGCCCGCGGGTCCGGACGACATCCAGCTCGACATCTGGCACTGGAAGGACGCGAACATCCAGCCGATGCAGAAGCTCCGGGCGGGGGCCGACCGCGCGCGCACCTTCGGCGCGGTCGTGCTGCTCGACTCGAAGCAGTTCCGCCACCTGTCGGACGAGAACGTCACCGTGCCCATGCCCGCGGTGGGCGACTGGGCCGTCGGCAGCGACGACCGCAAGTACCGGCACATGACCGGGTACGCCTCGCCGGTCCCGAGCGATTACACGCTGGTCAACGTCCGCAGCGGTGAGACCCGGCCCCTCGCGCTCGCGAGCACCGCGAACTTCTCGCTCGCCCCGGACGGCAAGCACCTGATCTCGTTCGACGGTAAGGACTGGAGCACCGTGTCCGTACCCGACGGGAAGAAGGTGAACCTCACCGCGAAGCTGAAGGTGAAGTTCTTCAATGAGGAGCACGACACGCCGGGCACGCCGTCCCCTTACGGCGGCGCGCAGTGGACCCCGGACGGCAAGTTCGTGCTGCTGACCGACCTGTACGACACCTGGAAGTTCGCGGCCGACGGCTCCAGCGCGGAAAACCTGACCCAAGTCGGTCGGACACTCGGGGTGCGGTTCACGTTCCTGAGCCCGCGCAGCCCCGACGACCGCACCCCCATCGAGCGGACCGTCGACCTGAGCAAGCCGCACCTGCTCTTCGCCGAGAACCTCACGACCCGCGACACGGGGTTCTACCGGCTCGAGCCCGGGGCCGCGCCGCAGATGCTGCTGATGGGTGCCCGCAACTACGGATTCCCCGCGAAGGCCAAAAACGCCGACGTGTACCTGCTCACGGTGCAGACGTTCTCGCAGTACCCGGACTACTACGTCACCGCGCCGGACTTCAACGAGCTGAAGCGGGTCACCGACATCAACCCGCACGTGAAGGAGTACAACTGGGGCCGCGCCGAACAGATCAAGTACACGAGCACCGACGGCGCGCCGCTCCAGGGCATCCTGGTGAAGCCGGAGAACTTCGACCCGTCCAAGAAGTACCCGATGGTGGTGTACATCTACGAGCGCCTTTCGGAGAACCTGCACACGTTCCGGGCGCCCAACGTGGTGCGCGGGCAGGTCATCAACCCGACGTTCTACGCCAGCAACGGCTACCTCGTGCTCATGCCCGACATCGCGTACAAGATCGGCGCGCCGGGGCAGAGCGCGATCAAGTGCGTGCTGCCCGCGATCCAGGCGGTCGCGGACAAGGGGTACGTGAACGAGAAGGCGATCGGCATCAACGGCCAGTCGTGGGGCGGGTACCAGATCGCGTACATGGTGACCCAGACGAACCGCTTCAAGGCGGCGGTGGCGGGCGCGCCGGTCGCCAACATGGTGAGCGCGTACGACGGCATCCGGTGGGGCACCGGGCTGCCGCGGCAGTTCCAGTACGAGAAGACCCAGAGCCGCATCGGCGCGACCCTGTGGGAGGCGCCGATGAAGTACATCGAGAACTCGCCGGTGTTCATGGCGGACCGCGTCGAGACGCCGCTGCTGATGATCCACAACGACCAGGACGACGCGGTGCCGTGGTACCAGGGGATCGAGTACTACCTGGCGCTGCGGCGACTCGGGAAAGAGGTGTACCTGCTGAACTACAACGGGGAGCCGCACAACCTGGCGAAGAAGCCGGCGGCCCGCGACTTCGCGATGCGGATGTTCCAGTTCTTCGAGCACCACCTGAAGGCGCAGGCGGCCCCGCAGTGGATGGAAAAGGGGGTGCCGTTCCTCGACCGCGAGAAGGAAAAGGAGCAGTGGAAGAAGGTGTACGGGAAGTAG